The following are encoded in a window of Bacillus sp. SORGH_AS_0510 genomic DNA:
- a CDS encoding alpha/beta-type small acid-soluble spore protein, with the protein MASNNNSNQLLVPGVEQALSQMKYEIASEFGVNLGADTTSRANGSVGGEITKRLVAMAESQLGGFQR; encoded by the coding sequence ATGGCAAGTAACAACAACTCTAATCAACTTTTAGTACCAGGTGTAGAACAAGCATTAAGTCAAATGAAGTATGAAATCGCATCTGAATTTGGTGTAAACCTTGGTGCAGATACTACTTCACGTGCAAATGGATCTGTAGGTGGAGAAATCACTAAGCGTCTAGTAGCAATGGCTGAATCTCAACTTGGCGGATTCCAACGCTAA